In Sporomusaceae bacterium, a single genomic region encodes these proteins:
- a CDS encoding molecular chaperone TorD family protein: MNELNTLELEQVFSFRGAIYQLLARFYRQEVDRELLDQLHLLQFDADATMPEVMDGNQLLKVYLNRAGENALTELAVDYAKIFLGAGPTLGDGAYPYESVYTSPDRLLMQEARDQAVAIYASEGIEPEGDFNEPEDHISIELSFMAFLCQKTVEAIRRNDEAAVNSYLKKQLQYLQDHLIPWVPMFCADIVRLATTDFYKAISKITYGFLIMDRDVLGQT, translated from the coding sequence ATGAACGAACTTAATACCCTTGAGTTGGAACAAGTCTTCTCTTTCCGGGGAGCCATATATCAGCTGCTTGCCCGGTTTTACCGCCAGGAAGTGGACCGGGAGCTTCTTGACCAATTGCACCTGCTGCAGTTTGATGCTGATGCGACAATGCCGGAAGTAATGGACGGTAATCAACTGTTGAAGGTCTATTTGAATAGGGCGGGAGAAAATGCATTGACCGAACTTGCGGTAGATTACGCAAAGATTTTCCTCGGAGCAGGCCCAACTTTGGGGGACGGAGCATACCCCTATGAATCGGTATATACCAGCCCTGACCGTCTATTGATGCAAGAAGCGCGGGATCAGGCGGTCGCAATCTACGCTAGTGAGGGAATTGAGCCCGAAGGCGACTTCAACGAACCAGAGGATCACATTTCTATTGAATTATCATTCATGGCTTTTCTATGCCAGAAGACTGTTGAGGCAATACGCCGCAACGATGAAGCTGCTGTCAACAGCTATCTGAAAAAACAGCTTCAATACCTTCAGGATCATCTGATCCCCTGGGTGCCGATGTTTTGTGCCGATATCGTGCGCCTTGCAACAACTGATTTTTATAAAGCCATTTCCAAAATTACGTATGGTTTTCTTATCATGGATAGAGATGTATTAGGGCAAACATAG
- a CDS encoding DmsC/YnfH family molybdoenzyme membrane anchor subunit: MEIQWTLLIFSLFVGLGMGSFAIVSISELRGNMPGIRLPGAITSLAALGVGSIASYFHLGHPEKIFHVLGNIRSGIAQELVVTSIAGAVIFLYTVLLWKDTAPDVRRKLAWAGLILSPVVPFATGRIYVLAARPAWDTWLLPLMYMVSAAVLGAFTMYLWMILREPDHKMLATVNKAALWGQLSLIIIIAAYLIYLAVAPHPHASRSVTRLLTGDLAVLFWGAVVLVGLLVPLFLTWRNMQGHTALLNIGAPATLTSEGGGTVAAAENRTLLAGAGLLCVFVGSAAIRIIVYLIGSSVQSYIY, from the coding sequence ATGGAAATACAATGGACGCTTCTCATTTTTAGTCTGTTTGTCGGTCTAGGCATGGGTTCCTTCGCAATCGTGTCCATCAGCGAGCTGCGGGGAAATATGCCTGGGATCCGTCTGCCCGGGGCGATTACCAGCCTGGCGGCTCTCGGCGTTGGCAGCATCGCAAGCTATTTTCACCTGGGGCATCCGGAAAAGATCTTCCATGTCCTTGGCAACATTCGCTCCGGTATAGCCCAGGAACTTGTCGTGACCTCCATCGCCGGCGCGGTTATTTTCCTCTATACCGTTCTTCTATGGAAAGATACCGCTCCCGATGTCCGCAGAAAGCTGGCGTGGGCCGGCCTGATCCTTTCACCAGTCGTTCCATTTGCCACGGGGCGGATATATGTACTGGCCGCTCGACCGGCCTGGGACACCTGGCTGCTGCCCCTGATGTATATGGTCTCGGCAGCCGTCCTGGGGGCGTTTACCATGTATCTGTGGATGATACTGCGCGAACCTGACCACAAGATGCTGGCCACCGTGAATAAGGCGGCGCTGTGGGGGCAACTGTCTTTGATCATAATAATCGCAGCGTATCTTATTTACCTGGCTGTTGCACCCCATCCCCACGCTAGCCGTTCGGTGACACGGCTACTGACCGGCGACCTTGCGGTGCTATTCTGGGGCGCCGTGGTCCTTGTCGGACTACTTGTGCCACTGTTTTTGACCTGGCGAAACATGCAAGGGCATACGGCTCTGTTAAATATCGGTGCTCCGGCTACCCTTACGTCAGAAGGCGGCGGGACGGTTGCCGCAGCCGAAAACCGAACTCTTCTGGCGGGGGCGGGCCTGCTATGCGTGTTCGTCGGATCGGCAGCAATTCGGATTATTGTCTATCTTATCGGTAGCAGCGTACAGTCCTACATCTATTAA
- a CDS encoding 4Fe-4S dicluster domain-containing protein, which produces MARKIIIVDLDRCVGCHSCAVACKQENGVSLGVFYNKVLTVGPSGQYPNLELYYLPVTCQHCDKPECVSVCPTGASFKRQDGIVLVDHNKCIGCQYCIMACPYGVRTYDKAKGVIEKCTLCAHRVDVNETPACVSICPGKARIFGDLDDPNSEVSKAVKEAGSSLHRFADVGNGPGVGYILKSRKWRS; this is translated from the coding sequence ATGGCCAGAAAAATTATCATCGTCGATCTGGACCGGTGTGTCGGCTGTCATTCCTGCGCCGTTGCCTGCAAACAGGAAAACGGCGTCAGTCTGGGCGTGTTTTACAACAAAGTCCTGACTGTGGGTCCTTCCGGCCAATACCCCAACCTTGAGCTATACTATCTGCCGGTCACCTGCCAGCATTGCGACAAACCGGAATGCGTCAGTGTATGCCCGACGGGCGCCTCATTCAAGCGACAGGACGGCATTGTTTTGGTTGACCACAACAAATGCATCGGCTGCCAATACTGCATCATGGCTTGCCCTTACGGGGTCCGTACGTACGACAAAGCCAAAGGCGTTATAGAAAAGTGCACGCTGTGCGCCCATCGTGTAGACGTAAACGAAACTCCCGCCTGCGTATCAATCTGCCCTGGCAAGGCGCGGATATTCGGAGACCTTGACGATCCCAACTCAGAAGTGTCCAAAGCTGTGAAGGAGGCGGGATCTTCTCTGCATCGCTTCGCCGATGTGGGCAACGGACCTGGTGTCGGCTACATTCTGAAAAGCCGGAAATGGAGGAGTTAG
- a CDS encoding molybdopterin-dependent oxidoreductase, whose protein sequence is MNSLNLTRRQFLKVAAVAGSAASLFPLGNGVIKGLTNAAPATPTDMKVIQSACRQCYGRCTIQGYVKDGRVMKVEGKPGTYSEGTVCSRAFSIPQIMHSPLRIKYPMKRVGARGEGKWQRITWEEAWSIIIPKMKEVQEKYGGHTIVFQNGTGRDQLILMAMQKCFYEMGSTGGFGVGNVCKIANDDLQRRLIGNPCQYTGWDGPKAKTILMMGRALYSWGYYDWLTIKRAQERGAKLIVVDPRHTVAASKADLWLPVRQGSDLALILTIINMLITENKYDKAFVAQFTNAPFLVKEDGFLLRQSDLTPGGSADQYIVWDEASNSIQHWDAKAVAWSSPGVKPALLGTHAVPGGKQYRTAFQVLADSVKMWTPEKAAEVTWVPAEKIREAARLYIDNSPGACFMRGQKIEFSNHSSSKTHAIAIMMALAGNLDAEGGNLVRPDTPHWVSAFFQSLRPHGKIRKETVANIHKYSLCPGQAKISGEIGGFAAATTRTIITEKPFLPRVYWNQTSEPMAGSLDSRQVCEALKKFELSVNVDLFMTPTGELADIILPAAHPNEVDRVEYAQSGHCWPASYTCSIRQPFVPPPGECRDDVDIIFDLAKRMNVDMGWKDKYQWFEFALSPSKITFEELRKKGHLTRPATYRRYQSGKLRRDNKPGFQTSSGKVHVYSEDLKKYGWGPLPAYIEEPLSPLSNPEMLKDYPYIFFTGGRSHVYFHSEYRMSPFMREVHPFPTVEINPETAKKHGIKDGDWVYIETQHGRCKQKARLTTAIAPHSIHCDHDWWFPEKPVTDDLHGIFECNPNAIVDNERVHDPAVGTSNYGGLCKIYKAEDGAPKGIYTTPKQLEAFMPKAPGRE, encoded by the coding sequence ATGAATAGTCTCAACCTGACAAGACGGCAGTTTTTGAAAGTCGCTGCCGTCGCCGGATCAGCCGCATCCCTGTTTCCACTAGGTAATGGCGTCATCAAGGGGTTGACGAATGCCGCGCCTGCGACACCGACGGACATGAAAGTCATTCAGAGTGCGTGCCGTCAGTGCTACGGCCGATGCACAATCCAGGGCTATGTCAAGGACGGGCGAGTCATGAAAGTCGAGGGGAAGCCGGGGACTTATTCCGAGGGAACGGTGTGCAGCCGCGCCTTCAGCATCCCACAGATAATGCACAGCCCGCTGCGCATCAAGTATCCCATGAAAAGGGTGGGCGCCCGCGGCGAGGGCAAGTGGCAGCGGATCACCTGGGAAGAGGCCTGGAGCATTATCATCCCAAAAATGAAAGAGGTTCAGGAGAAATACGGCGGGCATACTATCGTCTTCCAAAATGGCACCGGCCGGGACCAATTGATTCTGATGGCTATGCAGAAATGCTTCTACGAAATGGGCAGCACTGGGGGCTTCGGTGTCGGCAATGTGTGCAAGATTGCCAACGACGACTTGCAGCGGCGCCTTATCGGCAATCCCTGCCAGTACACGGGGTGGGACGGTCCCAAGGCAAAAACTATTCTGATGATGGGGCGGGCCCTGTACTCGTGGGGTTATTACGATTGGCTGACTATCAAGCGGGCTCAGGAGCGAGGCGCCAAACTGATTGTTGTCGATCCGCGCCATACGGTAGCGGCCTCGAAAGCGGATTTGTGGCTGCCTGTCCGCCAGGGCAGCGATCTGGCCCTCATTCTGACAATCATCAATATGCTGATCACCGAGAACAAGTATGATAAGGCCTTTGTCGCCCAGTTCACCAACGCTCCCTTCCTGGTCAAGGAAGACGGCTTTTTGCTCCGCCAGAGCGATCTGACCCCTGGCGGCAGTGCCGACCAATACATTGTGTGGGATGAGGCGTCCAACAGCATCCAGCACTGGGACGCCAAGGCGGTGGCCTGGAGCTCACCCGGGGTAAAGCCAGCCTTACTGGGCACACATGCCGTTCCCGGCGGCAAGCAGTACCGGACTGCTTTTCAGGTTCTGGCCGACAGCGTCAAAATGTGGACTCCGGAAAAGGCCGCCGAAGTCACCTGGGTCCCGGCGGAAAAAATTCGCGAAGCCGCCAGGCTGTATATCGACAACAGCCCGGGAGCCTGCTTCATGCGCGGCCAAAAAATCGAATTCAGCAACCATAGCAGCAGCAAGACCCATGCTATCGCAATCATGATGGCCCTGGCGGGCAATCTGGACGCGGAGGGAGGGAACCTGGTCCGTCCCGACACGCCCCATTGGGTAAGCGCCTTTTTTCAATCCCTGCGGCCCCATGGCAAGATCCGCAAGGAAACGGTCGCTAATATCCATAAGTACAGCCTGTGCCCGGGCCAGGCCAAAATCTCCGGTGAGATCGGCGGCTTTGCCGCCGCCACCACCCGCACCATTATCACCGAGAAACCTTTCCTGCCGAGAGTGTACTGGAACCAGACCAGTGAGCCCATGGCCGGCTCTTTGGACAGCCGGCAAGTGTGCGAAGCCCTCAAAAAATTTGAATTAAGCGTGAATGTGGATCTGTTTATGACCCCTACCGGCGAACTGGCGGACATTATTCTGCCTGCCGCTCATCCCAACGAAGTAGACCGTGTCGAATACGCCCAGTCAGGGCACTGTTGGCCGGCCTCCTACACCTGCTCTATCCGTCAACCCTTTGTTCCTCCGCCTGGCGAGTGCCGTGACGATGTGGATATCATTTTTGACCTTGCCAAGCGCATGAACGTCGATATGGGCTGGAAGGACAAATATCAATGGTTTGAGTTTGCCTTGTCCCCCTCGAAAATAACTTTTGAAGAATTACGGAAAAAAGGTCATCTCACCAGGCCGGCGACTTACCGGCGCTATCAGAGCGGAAAGCTCCGCAGGGACAACAAGCCGGGCTTTCAGACATCTTCGGGCAAAGTCCACGTATATTCCGAGGACCTGAAAAAATACGGCTGGGGGCCGCTGCCCGCCTATATCGAAGAGCCCCTCTCGCCGCTGAGCAATCCGGAGATGTTGAAGGATTATCCGTATATCTTCTTTACCGGCGGCCGCTCCCATGTCTACTTTCACAGCGAATACCGCATGTCCCCTTTCATGCGTGAGGTTCATCCCTTCCCGACTGTCGAAATCAATCCGGAAACAGCAAAAAAACATGGCATTAAGGACGGCGACTGGGTCTATATCGAAACTCAGCATGGAAGATGCAAGCAAAAAGCGCGCCTTACCACAGCGATCGCCCCTCACAGCATTCACTGCGACCATGACTGGTGGTTCCCGGAGAAACCCGTAACCGATGACTTGCACGGCATTTTTGAGTGCAACCCGAACGCGATTGTCGATAACGAACGCGTGCACGACCCGGCAGTGGGGACGTCCAACTACGGCGGTCTGTGCAAAATTTACAAGGCTGAGGACGGAGCGCCCAAAGGCATTTACACAACACCCAAGCAACTGGAGGCATTCATGCCCAAAGCGCCGGGGAGGGAGTAA
- a CDS encoding 4Fe-4S binding protein, with translation MKIKPRMQWLRQFAILSILGGAVYAASSKEAWGTFCDICPIGLLGVSVASNVLLPQAMVLIGLEILAVVVLGKFFCSWLCPTALLPRNNGPHVSAEQQATAKTSLASGIGVLGAALLSTLIVGFPIFCLVCPIGLVFVFIFAVYKLFSIYQPGWELIVIPLVLAAELLFFKSWCRSYCAVGAFMNIISRLFRFGPSPMINDETCLAANGCHVCKTNCPEHLDLPHDSATAMDNCTLCLECYEKCPQNAVGIGLSKPASNLRDISINDISRRSSNE, from the coding sequence ATGAAGATTAAGCCGAGAATGCAATGGCTGCGCCAGTTTGCGATTTTATCCATTTTAGGCGGAGCTGTTTATGCCGCTTCCTCCAAAGAGGCCTGGGGAACTTTTTGCGATATTTGCCCCATAGGCCTGTTGGGGGTCTCAGTGGCGAGCAATGTGCTGCTGCCACAGGCAATGGTGCTGATTGGCCTTGAAATACTGGCTGTTGTCGTATTGGGGAAGTTTTTCTGTTCCTGGCTTTGTCCTACCGCGCTATTACCCCGAAATAATGGCCCGCATGTTTCCGCAGAGCAGCAGGCGACGGCAAAAACCTCTCTCGCATCCGGCATCGGCGTACTGGGCGCCGCCCTCCTTTCCACCCTAATCGTCGGCTTCCCGATTTTTTGCCTCGTCTGTCCCATAGGTTTGGTTTTTGTATTTATCTTTGCCGTATACAAACTGTTTTCCATTTACCAGCCTGGCTGGGAATTGATTGTCATCCCCTTGGTACTGGCGGCAGAATTGCTGTTCTTTAAATCTTGGTGCCGCTCTTATTGCGCAGTGGGAGCCTTTATGAACATCATAAGCCGTCTGTTCAGGTTTGGCCCGAGCCCCATGATCAATGACGAAACCTGTTTGGCGGCTAATGGCTGCCATGTGTGTAAGACAAATTGCCCTGAACACCTTGACCTGCCCCATGACAGTGCAACAGCAATGGACAATTGCACTCTTTGCCTTGAATGCTATGAAAAATGTCCTCAGAATGCTGTTGGAATAGGCCTGAGTAAGCCGGCATCAAACTTACGGGATATTTCAATAAACGATATTTCAAGGAGGTCGAGCAATGAATAG
- a CDS encoding response regulator transcription factor — translation MRVLVTEDDDMLRKSIVDALRKEGYAVDETAQGDHCLFAIQQGIYDLLVLDILLPEVDGLEVIRRLRSQGNQIPILLVTAKDSVENRVHGLNTGADDYLVKPFSLAELTARAWALLRRQGYGPNYSSIAYRELVLNLDQKEGFYKSQALCLTTKEFELLEYFIVNRERILTREQIFDRLWGFDSESSYGIVDVYIHHLRKKLVAARNDFVIRNIRNVGYMLVSPSGGE, via the coding sequence ATGAGGGTGCTTGTTACCGAAGATGATGATATGCTCCGGAAATCAATTGTCGATGCCCTGCGGAAGGAGGGCTACGCCGTTGATGAAACCGCGCAGGGGGATCATTGCCTATTCGCCATCCAGCAAGGGATTTACGACTTGCTGGTATTGGATATTCTGCTGCCCGAAGTGGATGGACTGGAAGTAATCAGACGCCTGCGCAGTCAGGGCAATCAAATCCCCATATTGCTTGTTACCGCCAAGGACAGTGTGGAAAATCGCGTCCACGGCCTGAACACAGGAGCGGACGACTACCTCGTAAAACCCTTTTCCCTGGCAGAATTGACGGCAAGAGCTTGGGCTTTGCTGAGACGGCAAGGCTACGGTCCCAACTATTCCTCCATCGCCTATCGGGAATTGGTTTTGAATCTGGACCAGAAAGAAGGCTTCTACAAATCCCAGGCCTTATGCCTGACAACAAAGGAATTCGAATTGCTCGAATACTTTATAGTAAATCGTGAGCGTATCCTGACCCGTGAACAAATTTTCGACCGTCTTTGGGGTTTTGACTCGGAAAGCAGTTACGGTATTGTGGATGTTTACATCCACCATTTGCGCAAGAAGCTCGTTGCGGCAAGGAACGATTTCGTCATCCGGAACATTCGCAACGTCGGCTATATGCTCGTAAGCCCTAGCGGTGGAGAATAA
- a CDS encoding HAMP domain-containing sensor histidine kinase, with the protein MENNRRCQIPAKGGTMRMRLTRPSLFQNIQIKLSTLNATAIFCLFIIYSVIFHSYFAYRVYNKIDDNMQFEIKGFYRAHESQQSHSMRMPMGLLPTVYIRDENDRYFDPHPTGKIPPETIEILLAEPWSPGGRTVRVLDNYYRIFRQSFPPNEYPILWEGTDGYVTKELVALADISSEADILGTLLQINIAGGIAGAVLFALISYYMTRKLLRTIKTAWERQRQFVADASHELRTPLAVIKSNAELTLHNPGNTIEKESERIAAIINQSTRMGRLVSSLLTLARADSDELELNLRPVLLDDIVADVTRQFQILAASKNITIGTDIEKDIAMTGDNERLFQLLVILLDNAVKFTPAGGSVRVTCTKKADSVELIVKDTGIGIAESDLPLIFHRFYRADKSRSGNDGSYGLGLSIGQWIVNKHGGKIKVESTVGVGTEFRISFPIK; encoded by the coding sequence GTGGAGAATAACCGCCGCTGTCAAATACCTGCCAAAGGCGGAACAATGCGAATGCGACTAACTAGACCTTCTCTGTTTCAAAATATCCAGATCAAACTGTCGACCCTAAATGCCACGGCTATTTTTTGTTTGTTTATCATCTATAGCGTTATTTTCCACTCGTATTTTGCATACCGTGTATACAATAAAATCGATGATAACATGCAATTCGAAATCAAAGGCTTTTATCGCGCACATGAGTCGCAGCAGTCACATTCCATGCGAATGCCCATGGGTCTTCTGCCGACGGTATATATTCGTGATGAAAATGACCGGTATTTTGATCCTCACCCCACCGGCAAGATTCCCCCTGAAACCATTGAAATTCTACTTGCCGAACCTTGGTCGCCCGGCGGACGAACGGTAAGGGTTCTTGACAATTACTATCGGATTTTTCGGCAGTCCTTCCCCCCCAATGAATACCCTATTCTGTGGGAAGGGACGGATGGTTATGTCACCAAAGAGTTGGTAGCGTTGGCCGATATTTCATCTGAAGCGGACATCCTCGGCACCCTTCTACAAATCAATATTGCGGGCGGCATAGCCGGCGCTGTTCTGTTTGCCTTGATCAGCTACTACATGACCCGGAAGCTGCTAAGGACCATCAAGACTGCGTGGGAAAGACAACGACAATTCGTAGCTGATGCTTCCCATGAATTAAGGACGCCACTGGCAGTCATCAAGTCTAATGCCGAGTTGACCCTTCATAACCCCGGCAATACCATCGAAAAAGAGAGCGAAAGAATTGCCGCAATCATCAATCAGTCCACGCGGATGGGGAGATTAGTTTCATCCCTGTTGACGCTGGCCAGGGCGGATTCCGATGAGTTAGAGCTAAATTTGCGACCCGTTTTGCTTGATGATATAGTTGCCGATGTCACTCGACAGTTTCAGATTCTTGCAGCAAGCAAGAATATCACCATCGGCACTGACATTGAAAAGGATATCGCCATGACCGGGGATAACGAAAGGCTTTTCCAGCTGCTGGTGATTTTGTTGGACAATGCCGTTAAATTTACTCCGGCGGGTGGAAGCGTTAGGGTAACTTGCACCAAGAAGGCAGATTCGGTGGAACTGATTGTAAAAGACACTGGTATCGGCATAGCTGAAAGCGACTTGCCCTTAATTTTTCACCGTTTTTACCGTGCCGACAAATCAAGATCTGGCAATGATGGAAGCTACGGGTTGGGGTTGTCCATCGGACAATGGATAGTCAATAAGCATGGCGGCAAGATTAAAGTTGAAAGCACTGTGGGGGTAGGAACCGAATTCAGGATAAGTTTTCCTATTAAATAA
- a CDS encoding uracil-DNA glycosylase produces the protein MKCRPKGNRTPTVEEGRVCALNWLDEELALVKPKVIVALGSVALKYLMGPDARITKDRGRWFDTKYGIPAIATYHPAYLLRLTGSDQVKAKWEVFYDLKAAVEKCRELAPGYELASPEKPDLLAMYEPRRQERRKGR, from the coding sequence ATAAAATGCCGTCCCAAAGGCAACCGCACCCCCACCGTCGAAGAAGGTCGCGTCTGCGCCCTCAACTGGCTCGATGAAGAACTCGCCCTCGTCAAGCCCAAAGTCATCGTCGCCCTCGGCAGCGTCGCCCTAAAATACCTCATGGGCCCCGACGCCCGCATCACCAAAGACCGCGGCCGCTGGTTCGACACAAAATACGGCATCCCCGCCATCGCCACCTACCACCCCGCCTACCTCCTGCGCCTCACCGGCTCCGACCAGGTAAAAGCCAAATGGGAAGTCTTCTACGACCTGAAAGCCGCCGTCGAAAAGTGCCGCGAGCTGGCGCCCGGTTACGAACTGGCGTCGCCCGAAAAGCCCGACCTGCTGGCGATGTACGAACCCAGGCGCCAAGAGCGGCGAAAGGGCCGATAA
- a CDS encoding DMT family transporter gives MTWAAAGLVLTAAFLNASWNLLMKRACGGTAFVWLVGLLSTVFYLPVAAWVVIFQRPDIGPAEVGLLAVSSTFHVAYYLLLDRGYRVGDLSLIYPLVRGMGPLLCTLFAMIALGERPSAVALLGTILVAGGIVFIAGNTLAWVRGGALKPLLFALACGVLVGTYTVWDKAVVSIYLVPPLLLAWFSEFWRSVVLSPYAIRNWLQIKEQWAKNRKEIIGVALLCPLGYILILTAMSFSPVSYVAPLREFSILIGAVMGARLLSEGNAKVRIAGAGAMVIGLAALTVG, from the coding sequence ATGACGTGGGCGGCTGCCGGCCTCGTACTGACGGCGGCGTTTTTAAATGCCAGCTGGAACTTGCTGATGAAGAGAGCCTGCGGGGGGACGGCCTTCGTATGGCTAGTGGGGCTTTTATCGACGGTATTTTATCTGCCGGTCGCCGCCTGGGTAGTGATCTTTCAACGGCCGGATATCGGCCCGGCGGAGGTTGGCTTATTGGCAGTCAGCTCAACTTTTCACGTCGCCTATTACCTGCTACTTGACCGCGGCTACCGGGTGGGCGACCTGTCGCTGATATATCCGCTTGTCCGCGGGATGGGACCGCTCTTATGCACTTTGTTTGCCATGATCGCGTTAGGGGAGAGGCCGTCCGCTGTCGCCCTGCTGGGGACGATCCTCGTCGCCGGCGGCATTGTCTTTATCGCCGGGAACACCCTGGCGTGGGTCAGGGGCGGCGCTTTGAAACCGCTGCTGTTCGCGCTGGCGTGCGGGGTCCTCGTCGGCACGTATACCGTCTGGGATAAAGCGGTGGTCAGCATTTACCTCGTTCCCCCCTTGCTGTTGGCCTGGTTCAGCGAATTCTGGCGTTCCGTCGTATTGTCTCCGTACGCTATCAGGAATTGGCTGCAGATAAAGGAACAATGGGCCAAAAACCGGAAAGAAATAATCGGTGTGGCCCTGCTCTGTCCGTTGGGTTACATACTGATTTTGACAGCCATGTCTTTCAGTCCGGTGAGCTATGTCGCCCCTCTACGCGAGTTCAGCATTCTTATCGGCGCGGTCATGGGGGCGCGACTGTTGTCTGAGGGTAATGCAAAAGTCCGCATTGCCGGTGCTGGGGCCATGGTCATCGGCCTCGCGGCCCTGACCGTGGGCTAA
- a CDS encoding nitrilase-related carbon-nitrogen hydrolase codes for MFRRKMFAVFSVVLIAALFVSGISCTTVMAKGGDGLQPFKVAAVQFNPVLNERERNVTALLQAVEEALQNGAKLVVAPEMSTTGYYYKNRASISPFVDTIPGDTTARFAQLTRKYDAYVVFGQAEVDSQTGLYYNAAALVGPEGYIGKYRKTHQWETEEHWAAWGDLGVPVYNTRLGRIAINICMDSAYFETARLAALGGADILAFPTNSSAQAVAALPARAVQNGLFIVSANRTNTENGFHMIGASAVWSPAGKKLAEAPLVADKSQDIDKPTIIYAQIDPREYENANKLALKNRRPALYKELMLFIGPWDYTKNTASHDVTAAALQYQPVIGDKEANKAKVARLVAEAAEKARQAKRTLNLVVLPELALTGPVDGLAPERIAALAEFEDGDTFAYISDLAAANQVAIVYGFVEKSRGKLYNAAMLLDKDGSMVGKYRKTHLSTGDRKWAEAGGELPVFATDELGKVGILVGDDAAYPETAGVLSVKRADIIAIPSAWRGQFGGLMTINPNMSANKYPEGSMIAWDAVAMGAQAYTIAANFVGTDVKFLGRSGLFTLDPLYGLDQPVVASGIEEEALVVVFKTLQSQWWFNQEMLVLSRRTPYYGPLVRE; via the coding sequence ATGTTCAGGCGAAAGATGTTCGCGGTGTTCTCGGTGGTTCTTATCGCAGCTTTATTCGTCAGTGGCATAAGCTGCACCACGGTTATGGCCAAAGGCGGGGATGGTTTGCAGCCGTTTAAAGTAGCGGCCGTACAGTTCAATCCGGTGCTCAACGAGCGGGAAAGAAACGTGACCGCGCTGCTGCAGGCGGTCGAGGAAGCGTTACAAAACGGGGCTAAGTTGGTGGTCGCTCCCGAAATGTCCACGACGGGTTATTACTACAAAAACCGGGCAAGCATCAGCCCCTTCGTGGACACTATCCCCGGCGACACCACCGCGCGGTTTGCCCAGTTGACCAGGAAGTACGACGCGTACGTCGTTTTCGGCCAGGCCGAGGTCGACAGCCAGACGGGGCTCTATTACAATGCCGCCGCCCTCGTTGGGCCAGAGGGTTATATCGGCAAATACCGCAAGACCCATCAATGGGAGACGGAAGAGCACTGGGCTGCCTGGGGCGATCTGGGCGTTCCTGTGTATAACACCCGGCTGGGCCGGATCGCCATCAACATCTGCATGGACTCGGCCTATTTCGAAACCGCCCGCCTGGCGGCACTGGGGGGCGCCGACATCCTCGCCTTCCCGACGAATTCCTCGGCGCAGGCCGTCGCCGCGCTGCCGGCCCGGGCGGTTCAGAACGGATTGTTCATCGTCAGCGCCAACAGGACGAACACGGAAAACGGCTTCCATATGATCGGCGCGAGCGCGGTCTGGTCGCCGGCGGGCAAAAAGCTGGCCGAGGCCCCGCTGGTGGCCGATAAGAGCCAGGATATCGACAAGCCGACGATTATTTACGCGCAAATTGACCCCCGGGAGTACGAGAACGCCAACAAGCTGGCGCTGAAAAACCGGCGCCCGGCGCTCTATAAGGAGCTGATGCTGTTCATCGGCCCGTGGGACTATACCAAGAATACGGCTTCCCACGATGTGACGGCGGCGGCCCTCCAGTACCAGCCGGTTATCGGCGACAAAGAAGCCAACAAGGCGAAAGTGGCCAGGCTGGTAGCCGAAGCGGCGGAGAAAGCCCGCCAGGCGAAGCGGACGCTGAATCTCGTCGTGCTGCCGGAGCTGGCGCTGACGGGGCCGGTCGACGGCCTTGCGCCAGAGAGGATCGCGGCGTTGGCTGAGTTCGAGGATGGCGACACGTTCGCTTATATTTCGGATCTGGCCGCTGCCAATCAGGTCGCCATCGTGTACGGTTTTGTGGAGAAAAGCCGCGGCAAACTGTACAATGCCGCGATGTTGCTCGACAAGGACGGCAGCATGGTCGGCAAGTACCGCAAAACGCACCTGAGCACCGGCGACAGGAAATGGGCGGAGGCGGGCGGCGAGCTGCCCGTGTTCGCGACGGATGAGCTGGGCAAGGTGGGGATACTGGTAGGCGACGACGCCGCCTATCCGGAGACCGCCGGAGTCCTGAGCGTAAAGCGCGCCGACATTATCGCCATCCCCTCGGCTTGGCGCGGGCAGTTCGGCGGGCTGATGACGATCAACCCCAATATGTCCGCCAACAAGTATCCGGAAGGGTCGATGATCGCCTGGGATGCGGTCGCCATGGGGGCGCAGGCGTATACTATCGCTGCCAATTTCGTCGGCACGGACGTCAAGTTTTTGGGAAGGAGCGGCCTGTTCACGCTCGATCCGTTGTACGGACTAGATCAGCCGGTGGTTGCTTCCGGGATCGAGGAAGAGGCGTTGGTCGTAGTTTTTAAGACGCTGCAGAGCCAGTGGTGGTTCAATCAGGAAATGCTGGTGCTGTCCCGCCGAACGCCCTATTATGGGCCGCTGGTAAGGGAATAA